The genomic region ATGCTAGGAAAAATCTTTTCTATAAACAAAATAATGATGACCATTGTTAAGCTGTTCGGAATACTGGGCATTTCTTTGAGTATTACTTTATTGCCGGAGCCATATGTTTTTTATCTTTTAATCGGAACCACAGTTGTGTTCTTTATATGGATTATTTACTTATATGCAGTCCTTGACTTGTCCAGGGTTGAACAGAAAAAAATGAATCTGGAGGCTTATGAAAAGGTGAAGGAAGAGGAATATCGTTTATTTTTACCTTTTATTGATAAACGGGATTTCTCTTTTAAGGACCTTCAGAAGGATACAGAAGAAACACAGAAAAAATTAATGGATTACAGCGAGCATATTCAGAGACTTATCGAAAATTTACAGGAGACCCAGGATGGTTTTTACCATTTCAAAGAGCGTTACAACAAAATGAGTCGTTTTCTCCGTCAGCTCAGGAGTAATTTATCAACCCTGATAAAAGGTGAATTAACCTTGAGTCGCTTGGACTTTGGCTGTGACTATTCTTTATATAAAATGGACGGACAGACAATCTCATTTATTGACGGAAAGGGTTTTGAGCCTGAAAAGTTAGGGAGCCGTGTCAGCCTGGATAGCTCTTGCTCGCACCTGATAAACGTCTTGAAAAATAGAACAGACGAAATGCTACCCTCAGAAGACCGAACCATCATTTCAAAAAGAATGGACTTAACAAACGGAGAGAAATGGATCGTTAATATTCACCTGGATGAAACCGATGCAGAAGAACGGGAAAAATTAAATTTAGACACAAATAATGGCAGGCTGAACCTGGAGACAAGCTTTCAATTGTTCTGGCTCTGTCTAGAGATTATTCAAAAATTTGGTCGAGGAAACAGGAAGACCGGTTCAGATGACCACGAAAATCCCGGTCATAGATAAGATTTACGCTGCGGCCGGATTAGCAACAATCTATGCGAAATCAGCCAAGTTTTAAAAAGAGAGAGGTCAACAATAGAAAAAATGGTTAGGGTTTCCTAACCATTTTTAATTTCCGCTCATATCTTTTTTGGCATCATTGATTGCTTCCTCATTCTTCTTCTTTTGTTCCTCATATATTTTGTTTGCAAGCTCTTCCGCACTGTCATTAAACATTTTTTTCATACCTCCTTAGTTGGAACTTACAGGCTTTATTTTGATATCCTATGTAAATGGAAAACTTTACGAAATAGTTTCTCCTCAAAGAAGCAAAATATACGTATATCCATCAAGTTTCGTTTATCATAGGAATTTGAGAGCTCTTGCTGGAAATACTCATGGTTCCTAAGAGGATAGGAGGCTGACAGCTAGCTTATCCTGATAAATTCATGACATGGCAGGGCTATGAGGATGAGAAAGGAGCGGCAACAATATGAATACGCTGGATTTATCACCTTTACATAGACGATTAATCATCGCAACTACATTATCAGCGGCCTTTTTATCGGTGCTTACACAATTTCTGCTCATTACGGCTTTTCCAAAAATTATGGATGAATTTGCGATTGATTCCACTGACGTTCAATGGCTGACGACCAGTTATATGATAACAGCTGCCATACTTATTCCGATAACGGCGTATTTCATTGACAGGTTTAAAACCAGGACATTAATGATGAGTGCAATGATTCTGTTTTTTGCAGGAACATTGCTTGGACTTTTTGCACCTTCCTTTCCATTCCTGATAGCAGGACGTGTTGTGCAGGGCATTGGCTCTGGAATAATGATCCCCCTGATGCAGACCATCATGTTTCTTTTATATCCTAAAGAAAAAAGAGGGGCTGCGATGGGGCTGGCAGGACTCGTGATTAATGTGGCTCCTGCTATAGGCCCTCCCATATCTGGTCTTATGATTAACTATTTTGAATGGCGTGCCTTGTTCGTCTTAATCCTGTTCGTTGCAGCCTGTATTCTGGCCTGCGTATTTTTGTTTATGCGAAACATTACAGAACAGCGGAAAACGGAAATCGATGTCTTATCTATCTTATGGTCATCCATTGGATTTGGAGGGGTTCTTTACGGGTTTAACAGGGCTGAAGAGGCTGGGCTAACAGATGCTGGTGCGCTTGCCAGTGTGATTGCAGGTATGCTGGCCATAGGATTATTTGTGCGCAGACAGTTGCGGTTAAAGAGTCCGATTTTGGAGCTGCGTGTACTTAAAGTACCTGTTTTTGCGCTTGTCGCATTTATTTCAGTGCTCTCTTTCAGCTTACTCATTTCCACAGAAACCATTTTGCCAATGTATGTCCAGAATGCACAGCAATATTCAGCTTATTATAGTGGGTTGATTGTGATGCCCGGAGCACTGACCCTTGCATTTATGTCTCTGTTTGCAGGGAAATTGTTTGATCGATACGGTGGGAAAACGATTGCGATCATCGGTTTTATTTTGCTCTGTCTAAGCACACTTGGTTTTCACTTGATTCTTGAACTTGATACACCGTTTGTCATAACCATCGTCTTATTTATGCTTTCCATGGCCGGTGTCGGCATGATTAATATGCCCATTATGACGGCAGGTATTAATGCTTTGCCTGATCACTTGATTTCGCATGGAACAGC from Virgibacillus sp. MSP4-1 harbors:
- a CDS encoding MDR family MFS transporter, which encodes MNTLDLSPLHRRLIIATTLSAAFLSVLTQFLLITAFPKIMDEFAIDSTDVQWLTTSYMITAAILIPITAYFIDRFKTRTLMMSAMILFFAGTLLGLFAPSFPFLIAGRVVQGIGSGIMIPLMQTIMFLLYPKEKRGAAMGLAGLVINVAPAIGPPISGLMINYFEWRALFVLILFVAACILACVFLFMRNITEQRKTEIDVLSILWSSIGFGGVLYGFNRAEEAGLTDAGALASVIAGMLAIGLFVRRQLRLKSPILELRVLKVPVFALVAFISVLSFSLLISTETILPMYVQNAQQYSAYYSGLIVMPGALTLAFMSLFAGKLFDRYGGKTIAIIGFILLCLSTLGFHLILELDTPFVITIVLFMLSMAGVGMINMPIMTAGINALPDHLISHGTAVINTARQFGGSLGLTFIISFISRKAAGSEALDPYAYLNGVKTAFLVAFIFAITGLMLSFFLREKKRHVGE